One Streptomyces drozdowiczii DNA segment encodes these proteins:
- a CDS encoding aspartate-semialdehyde dehydrogenase: MKVGIVGATGQVGKVMRSILAERKFPADELRLFASARSAGSVIEWQGREITVEDAATADYTGLDIVLFSAGGATSKALAEKVASQGAVVIDNSSAWRKDPQVPLVVSEVNPHAIADRPKGIIANPNCTTMAAMPVLRPLHEEAGLEALTVATYQAVSGSGLAGVAELHGQASKVVADADKLTHDGSAVDFPEPGVYKRPIAFNVLPLAGSIVDDGSFETDEEQKLRNESRKILEIPELKVSGTCVRVPVFSGHSLQVNARFARPVSVERAYELLKDAPGVELSEIPTPLQAAGKDASYVGRIRNDETAENGLALFVSNDNLRKGAALNAVQIAELVAAELAG, encoded by the coding sequence GTGAAGGTCGGAATCGTCGGCGCCACCGGTCAGGTGGGCAAGGTCATGCGCAGCATCCTGGCCGAGCGGAAGTTCCCGGCCGACGAGCTGCGGCTGTTCGCCTCCGCGCGCTCGGCGGGCTCCGTCATCGAGTGGCAGGGCCGGGAGATCACCGTCGAGGACGCCGCCACGGCCGACTACACGGGCCTGGACATCGTGCTGTTCTCGGCCGGCGGCGCGACCTCGAAGGCGCTCGCCGAGAAGGTCGCCTCGCAGGGCGCCGTCGTGATCGACAACTCCTCCGCCTGGCGCAAGGACCCCCAGGTCCCGCTGGTCGTCTCCGAGGTCAACCCGCACGCCATCGCGGACCGCCCCAAGGGCATCATCGCCAACCCGAACTGCACCACGATGGCCGCCATGCCCGTGCTGCGCCCGCTGCACGAGGAGGCGGGGCTCGAAGCGCTGACCGTCGCCACGTACCAGGCGGTCTCCGGGTCCGGGCTCGCCGGCGTCGCCGAGCTGCACGGCCAGGCGTCCAAGGTCGTCGCCGACGCGGACAAGCTCACGCACGACGGCTCGGCCGTGGACTTCCCGGAGCCGGGTGTCTACAAGCGCCCCATCGCCTTCAACGTGCTGCCGCTGGCCGGGTCCATCGTGGACGACGGCTCCTTCGAGACGGACGAGGAGCAGAAGCTCCGCAACGAGTCCCGGAAGATCCTGGAGATCCCGGAGCTGAAGGTCTCCGGCACCTGCGTCCGGGTCCCGGTCTTCTCCGGCCACTCCCTCCAGGTCAACGCCCGCTTCGCCCGGCCGGTCTCCGTGGAGCGCGCGTACGAGCTGCTGAAGGACGCCCCGGGCGTCGAGCTGTCCGAGATCCCGACGCCGCTCCAGGCGGCGGGCAAGGACGCGTCCTACGTGGGGCGCATCCGCAACGACGAGACCGCGGAGAACGGTCTGGCGCTGTTCGTCTCCAACGACAACCTGCGCAAGGGCGCGGCGCTGAACGCGGTCCAGATCGCGGAGCTCGTCGCGGCGGAGCTCGCCGGCTGA
- a CDS encoding DUF1203 domain-containing protein codes for MTTYEARAIEPDALKELRETDDAGRPCEPYIATEGGDPLRCCLRGSEPGERIALVSYAPLRRWAAATWARPGAYDEQGPVFIHAEECEGPDPARTGYPFSRAGALRTVRRYDADGRIVGGRLLEIPTDEERGYDEAFTEAFADPAVALVHVRAVEYGCWHFEVRRESSPSGD; via the coding sequence ATGACCACTTACGAGGCACGCGCGATCGAACCGGACGCGCTGAAGGAACTCCGGGAGACCGACGACGCAGGCCGCCCCTGCGAGCCGTACATCGCGACCGAGGGCGGCGACCCGCTGCGGTGCTGCCTGCGCGGCAGCGAACCGGGGGAGCGCATCGCCCTCGTCTCCTACGCCCCGCTGCGCCGCTGGGCCGCGGCGACCTGGGCCCGCCCGGGGGCGTACGACGAACAGGGCCCGGTCTTCATCCACGCCGAGGAGTGCGAGGGCCCGGACCCCGCCCGGACGGGCTACCCGTTCTCGCGGGCGGGCGCGCTGCGGACGGTCCGCCGCTACGACGCGGACGGCCGCATCGTGGGCGGCCGCCTCCTGGAGATCCCGACGGACGAGGAGCGCGGGTACGACGAGGCGTTCACGGAAGCCTTCGCGGACCCGGCGGTGGCGCTGGTGCACGTACGCGCGGTGGAGTACGGCTGCTGGCACTTCGAGGTGCGGCGTGAATCAAGCCCCTCCGGCGATTGA